In Ignavibacteriota bacterium, the genomic window CACGTCCGAAAATATATTTTCGTTTTTGTCGCGCTCATGGCGTTGACCGTCGTAACGGTTGCAGTCTCGTACCTGCATCTTACCATGACCACCGCGGTGATTGTTGCGTTATTTATCGCTTCAATCAAAGGCGCTCTTGTTGCCGGCTATTTTATGCACTTGATTTCTGAAAAGAAAGTTATTTATCTGACGCTTGCTTTTACTCTCTTCTTTTTCATCGGAATGATTGTGCTTACGATGTCTTCAATCTCAGACCAGGTAATGATGCCCCATGTCTCTTAAATCGTTTCACATATTTTTTATTACCGTCTCGACATTGTTCGCCTTCG contains:
- a CDS encoding cytochrome C oxidase subunit IV family protein, giving the protein MEHSHAEIKKHVRKYIFVFVALMALTVVTVAVSYLHLTMTTAVIVALFIASIKGALVAGYFMHLISEKKVIYLTLAFTLFFFIGMIVLTMSSISDQVMMPHVS